The proteins below are encoded in one region of Limnochorda pilosa:
- the cysS gene encoding cysteine--tRNA ligase, whose amino-acid sequence MPIRIHNTLTGKKEPLETVEPGRVKMYSCGPTVYDYFHVGNARAFVVPDVIKRYLRDRGYQVLHVQNVTDVDDKIIQRAQEAGLDVDEVVDRYTRAYLEDLLRLGCEIPTVLPRARDHVSQMIELIRTLQSKELAYEGGGDVFYPVERFRGYGKLSHQSVAQLEAGARVEANPHKRNPADFVLWKAAKPGEPRWDSPWGPGRPGWHLECSVMSMAYLGERFDIHTGGADLIFPHHENEIAQSEGAVGHPVVTTWVHNGYINVDGEKMSKSLGNFWLFRDAADRWGAPVVRAMLLAKHYRTPIDFTEEALDAQARGMERLYRTAAELRRLVGPESSAVSEGAPGRDGSGGPAERELERVLEEKEAAFHEAMEDDFNTALAMGRLFELAREANRYVSELGAAEVRGARLQLVRRTYSLLLRLAGVLGFRLDEPLREERGGAGRVELLVELLLELRQQARSEGRYANADQIRERLNAMGIQVEDTREGARWSLVEERK is encoded by the coding sequence GTGCCCATACGGATCCACAATACGCTCACCGGGAAGAAGGAACCGCTTGAGACCGTCGAGCCCGGGCGGGTGAAGATGTACTCGTGCGGGCCGACCGTCTACGACTACTTTCACGTGGGCAACGCCCGGGCCTTCGTGGTGCCCGACGTGATCAAGCGCTACCTCCGGGACCGGGGGTACCAGGTGCTGCACGTGCAGAACGTCACCGACGTGGACGACAAGATCATCCAGCGGGCCCAGGAGGCGGGCCTGGACGTGGACGAGGTCGTGGATCGCTACACCCGCGCCTACCTGGAAGACCTGCTGCGGCTTGGGTGCGAGATCCCCACGGTCTTGCCCCGGGCCCGGGACCACGTGTCCCAGATGATCGAGCTGATCCGCACCCTACAATCCAAGGAGCTGGCGTACGAGGGCGGGGGGGACGTCTTCTACCCGGTGGAACGGTTCCGGGGCTACGGGAAGCTCTCCCACCAGAGTGTCGCGCAGCTCGAGGCGGGCGCCCGGGTGGAGGCCAACCCCCACAAGCGGAACCCGGCCGACTTCGTCCTCTGGAAAGCGGCCAAGCCGGGGGAGCCGCGCTGGGATTCTCCCTGGGGCCCCGGCCGCCCCGGCTGGCATCTGGAGTGCTCGGTCATGTCCATGGCCTACCTGGGTGAGCGCTTCGACATCCACACGGGCGGAGCCGACCTGATCTTTCCCCACCACGAGAACGAGATCGCCCAGAGCGAGGGAGCGGTGGGCCACCCGGTGGTCACGACCTGGGTGCACAACGGGTACATCAACGTCGACGGGGAGAAGATGTCCAAGTCCCTGGGCAACTTCTGGCTTTTCAGGGATGCGGCCGACCGCTGGGGAGCCCCGGTGGTGCGGGCGATGCTGCTCGCCAAGCACTACCGCACGCCCATCGATTTCACCGAGGAGGCGCTGGACGCCCAGGCCCGGGGGATGGAGCGGCTCTACCGGACGGCGGCGGAGCTTCGGCGCCTGGTGGGACCCGAGTCGAGCGCGGTGTCCGAGGGGGCGCCGGGGCGGGATGGGTCCGGCGGCCCGGCCGAGCGGGAGCTGGAACGGGTCCTGGAGGAGAAGGAGGCGGCCTTCCACGAGGCCATGGAGGACGACTTCAACACCGCCCTGGCCATGGGACGCCTCTTCGAGCTCGCTCGGGAGGCCAACCGCTACGTGAGCGAGCTCGGGGCGGCGGAGGTGCGCGGCGCCCGCCTCCAGCTCGTGCGCAGGACCTACTCCCTCCTCCTTCGCCTGGCGGGCGTGCTGGGGTTCCGGCTCGATGAGCCCTTGCGGGAAGAAAGGGGAGGCGCCGGCCGGGTGGAGCTGCTGGTGGAGCTCCTCCTGGAGCTGCGCCAGCAGGCGCGTTCCGAGGGGCGGTACGCCAATGCCGACCAGATCCGCGAGCGTCTGAACGCGATGGGGATTCAGGTCGAGGACACCCGGGAGGGCGCGCGATGGAGCCTGGTAGAAGAAAGAAAGTGA
- the sigH gene encoding RNA polymerase sporulation sigma factor SigH → MSLPARKDGSRRELYNLFERLDDEEVVEFAREGDEAALEFLIDKYRNFVRAKARSYFLIGADREDIIQEGMIGLYKAIRDFRAEKLASFRAFAELCITRQMITAIKTATRQKHIPLNSYVSLNKPMYDEESDRTLMDVLSGTRVSDPEELVISQEEFNDIESKMNGFLSPLEWKVLMFYLEGKSYQEIADDLSRHVKSIDNALQRVKRKLERYLERREMESRP, encoded by the coding sequence TTGAGCCTTCCCGCCCGTAAGGATGGTTCTCGCAGGGAACTCTACAACCTGTTCGAGCGGTTGGACGACGAGGAGGTCGTCGAGTTCGCGCGGGAGGGTGACGAGGCCGCCCTTGAGTTCCTGATCGACAAGTACCGCAACTTCGTGCGGGCCAAGGCCCGCTCCTACTTCCTCATCGGCGCCGACCGGGAGGACATCATCCAGGAGGGCATGATCGGGCTCTACAAGGCCATCCGGGACTTTCGAGCCGAGAAGCTGGCCTCCTTCAGGGCCTTCGCCGAGCTGTGCATCACCCGCCAGATGATCACGGCGATCAAGACGGCCACCCGGCAGAAGCACATCCCCCTGAACTCCTACGTTTCGCTCAACAAGCCCATGTACGACGAGGAATCGGACCGTACCCTCATGGATGTCCTCTCGGGCACCCGGGTGAGCGATCCCGAGGAGCTGGTCATCAGCCAGGAGGAGTTCAACGACATCGAGAGCAAGATGAACGGGTTCTTGAGCCCCCTGGAGTGGAAGGTCCTCATGTTCTACCTGGAAGGCAAGTCGTATCAGGAGATCGCCGATGATCTCTCCCGCCACGTGAAGTCCATCGACAACGCCCTCCAACGGGTCAAGCGCAAGCTGGAACGCTACCTGGAGCGCCGGGAGATGGAAAGCCGCCCGTGA
- the rplL gene encoding 50S ribosomal protein L7/L12: protein MAVTKEEILEAIGGMSVLELAELVKALEEKFGVSAAAPVAVAAGPAAAAGAAEAAEEEKTEFDVVLTGAGEKKIQVIKVVREITGLGLKEAKDLVDSAPKPVKEAISKDQAEEIKKKLEEVGASVEVK, encoded by the coding sequence ATGGCGGTTACTAAGGAAGAGATCCTCGAGGCCATTGGCGGCATGTCGGTCTTGGAGCTCGCCGAGCTGGTCAAGGCGCTGGAGGAGAAGTTCGGTGTGAGCGCGGCGGCGCCCGTGGCGGTGGCCGCCGGTCCGGCCGCGGCTGCAGGCGCCGCGGAAGCGGCGGAAGAGGAGAAGACCGAGTTCGACGTGGTCCTCACCGGCGCCGGCGAGAAGAAGATCCAGGTGATCAAGGTGGTCCGCGAGATCACGGGCCTGGGGCTGAAGGAAGCCAAGGACCTGGTGGATTCGGCCCCCAAGCCCGTCAAGGAGGCCATCTCCAAGGACCAGGCCGAGGAGATCAAGAAGAAGCTGGAAGAGGTTGGAGCCAGCGTCGAGGTGAAGTAA
- the cysE gene encoding serine O-acetyltransferase → MFERIKRDIQVVFERDPAARSVWEVLLAYPGFHALQVHRVAHWLYRHRRYVVARLVSHLGRWLTGIEIHPGARLGEGLFIDHGMGVVIGETAEVGDNVTLYQGVVLGGTGKERGKRHPTIGDNVVIAAGAKVLGSFRVGDGAKIGAGAVVLREVPPHSTVVGVPGRVVMERGKRVDSIDLDHASLPDPVEKGFRVLQHRIEELEARIRELEKGLWDGEIAATRGGQAGAHTDPQYAHREEGTA, encoded by the coding sequence ATGTTCGAGCGGATCAAGCGGGACATCCAGGTCGTCTTTGAACGGGATCCCGCCGCGCGGAGCGTCTGGGAGGTCCTCCTGGCCTACCCGGGGTTCCACGCGCTCCAGGTCCACCGGGTGGCCCACTGGCTCTACCGGCACCGGCGCTACGTGGTCGCCCGTCTCGTCTCCCACCTGGGGCGCTGGTTGACGGGGATCGAGATCCACCCAGGAGCCCGGCTGGGCGAGGGGCTCTTCATCGACCACGGCATGGGCGTGGTCATCGGGGAGACGGCCGAGGTGGGCGACAACGTGACCCTCTACCAGGGCGTGGTGCTGGGGGGGACGGGGAAAGAGCGCGGCAAGCGCCACCCGACCATCGGGGACAACGTGGTCATCGCCGCGGGGGCCAAGGTGCTCGGCTCCTTCCGGGTGGGCGACGGCGCCAAGATCGGTGCCGGTGCCGTGGTCCTGCGGGAGGTGCCGCCCCACTCCACGGTGGTGGGGGTGCCCGGCCGCGTGGTGATGGAGCGGGGCAAGCGGGTGGACTCCATCGACCTGGATCACGCGAGCCTGCCGGACCCGGTGGAGAAGGGGTTCAGGGTGTTGCAGCACCGTATCGAGGAGTTGGAGGCCCGGATTCGTGAGCTGGAGAAGGGCCTCTGGGACGGAGAGATCGCCGCGACCCGAGGAGGTCAGGCCGGTGCCCATACGGATCCACAATACGCTCACCGGGAAGAAGGAACCGCTTGA
- the rpmG gene encoding 50S ribosomal protein L33 yields MRVGITMECTECGGRNYRTTKNKNNDPDRLELKKYCPVCRRHTPHRETR; encoded by the coding sequence TTGAGGGTGGGCATCACGATGGAGTGCACCGAGTGCGGCGGCCGCAACTACCGGACCACCAAGAACAAGAACAACGATCCTGATCGCCTGGAGCTCAAGAAGTACTGCCCCGTCTGCCGGCGACACACGCCGCATCGGGAGACTCGCTGA
- the rlmB gene encoding 23S rRNA (guanosine(2251)-2'-O)-methyltransferase RlmB, translating to MEGRQAVLELLRSGRPVERLLVARDRRGTAVGSLLKAAEERHLRVEEVDVTELARLSQTGRHQGVIAFGQPQPKQELEAWVAAQAGRKEVLLLACDQVQDPHNLGALARSAEAAGAAGMVVPARRSAGLTATVERAAAGATSYLPWVEVVNLARALERLQQAGFWVLGLDAQGERSLWEVDLPRRLVAVVGAEGSGLRPLVRSRCDELVRIPMRGHVGSLNVSVAGALFLFEVLRRRTTQSWDEDSSRRRGGGA from the coding sequence GTGGAAGGGCGCCAGGCCGTGCTGGAGCTCCTGCGGTCGGGCCGTCCGGTCGAACGGCTGCTGGTGGCCCGAGACCGCCGGGGCACGGCGGTGGGGTCGCTCCTGAAGGCAGCCGAAGAGCGCCACCTGCGGGTGGAGGAGGTGGACGTGACCGAGCTGGCGCGCCTCAGCCAGACGGGCCGACACCAAGGAGTGATCGCTTTCGGCCAGCCCCAGCCCAAGCAGGAGCTGGAGGCATGGGTCGCCGCCCAGGCCGGGCGCAAGGAGGTCCTCCTCCTGGCCTGCGACCAGGTGCAGGATCCCCACAACCTGGGCGCGCTGGCCCGCAGCGCCGAGGCGGCGGGGGCGGCGGGCATGGTGGTGCCGGCACGCCGGAGCGCCGGCCTGACGGCCACCGTGGAACGGGCCGCCGCCGGGGCCACCAGCTACCTGCCGTGGGTGGAGGTCGTCAACCTGGCCCGGGCTCTGGAGCGGCTGCAGCAGGCAGGTTTCTGGGTGCTGGGGCTTGACGCGCAGGGTGAGCGGAGCCTGTGGGAGGTGGACCTGCCGCGCCGTCTGGTGGCGGTGGTGGGCGCTGAGGGAAGCGGGCTGCGCCCGCTGGTGCGCTCCCGCTGCGACGAGCTGGTGCGGATCCCCATGCGGGGGCACGTGGGGTCCCTGAACGTGTCGGTCGCCGGGGCCCTTTTCCTCTTCGAGGTTCTCCGGCGTCGAACGACGCAGTCCTGGGATGAAGACTCCAGTCGACGGCGGGGGGGCGGCGCATAG
- a CDS encoding NUDIX hydrolase: protein MRRDWTVAVFVVHAGRVLLLWHRKHRMWLPPGGHIEAGELPDDAARREVLEETGLEVELVGPRGLPEVQVPRQLVVPAGIQVEPIGPGHEHVDLVYLARPLRPGPLEANHESERLGWYAPEDLASLPLTEEIRLWCRRALERLGARKGREDA, encoded by the coding sequence GTGCGTCGGGACTGGACGGTGGCGGTCTTTGTGGTCCACGCGGGGCGGGTGCTGCTGCTCTGGCACCGGAAGCACCGCATGTGGCTCCCGCCCGGCGGCCACATAGAAGCCGGAGAGTTGCCCGACGACGCGGCTCGGCGGGAGGTCCTGGAGGAGACGGGGCTGGAGGTGGAGCTGGTGGGTCCCAGGGGCCTGCCGGAGGTTCAGGTGCCCCGCCAGCTCGTGGTGCCGGCGGGGATCCAGGTCGAGCCCATCGGCCCCGGGCACGAGCACGTCGACCTGGTCTACCTGGCCCGCCCCCTGCGCCCGGGGCCGTTGGAAGCCAACCACGAGTCGGAGCGCCTGGGCTGGTACGCCCCCGAGGACTTGGCGAGCCTGCCCCTGACCGAGGAGATCCGGCTCTGGTGCCGCAGGGCACTGGAGCGCCTCGGCGCCCGGAAGGGCCGCGAGGACGCTTGA
- the tuf gene encoding elongation factor Tu, whose product MAKQKFERTKPHVNVGTIGHVDHGKTTLTSAITLYLAQQGKAQAKRFEEIDNAPEERERGITINTAHVEYETDARHYAHVDCPGHADYVKNMITGAAQMDGAILVVSAADGPMPQTREHILLARQVGVPAIVVFLNKADMVDDPELMELVEVEVRDLLNEYEFPGDEIPVVAGSALKALEELQAGQPGEWCQKLQQLLDAVDSYVPTPERDVNKPFLMPVEDVFTITGRGTVATGRVDRGTIKVGDEVEIVGLEEKARKTVATGVEMFRKLLDRAEAGDNIGVLLRGVDRDEVERGQVLAKPGSITPHTKFEAEVYVLSKEEGGRHTPFFQGYRPQFYFRTTDVTGVIELPEGTEMVMPGDNVRLKAELITPIAMEEGLRFAIREGGRTVGAGVVTKIAG is encoded by the coding sequence ATGGCGAAGCAGAAGTTCGAGCGGACGAAGCCGCACGTGAACGTGGGGACGATCGGGCACGTGGACCACGGGAAGACGACGCTGACGTCGGCGATCACGCTGTACCTGGCGCAGCAGGGGAAGGCGCAGGCGAAGAGGTTCGAGGAGATCGACAACGCTCCTGAGGAGAGGGAGCGGGGGATCACGATCAACACGGCGCACGTGGAGTACGAGACGGACGCGAGGCACTATGCGCACGTGGACTGCCCGGGGCATGCGGACTACGTGAAGAACATGATCACGGGAGCGGCGCAGATGGACGGAGCGATCCTGGTGGTGAGCGCCGCGGACGGTCCGATGCCGCAGACGCGGGAGCACATCCTGCTGGCGAGGCAGGTAGGGGTGCCGGCGATCGTGGTCTTCCTGAACAAGGCGGACATGGTGGACGACCCGGAGCTGATGGAGCTGGTGGAGGTCGAGGTGCGGGACCTGCTGAACGAGTACGAGTTTCCGGGGGATGAGATCCCGGTGGTGGCGGGTTCGGCGCTGAAGGCGCTGGAGGAGCTGCAGGCGGGGCAGCCGGGGGAATGGTGCCAGAAGCTGCAGCAGTTGCTGGATGCGGTGGACAGCTACGTTCCGACGCCGGAGCGGGATGTGAACAAGCCGTTCCTGATGCCCGTGGAGGATGTGTTCACGATCACGGGGCGGGGGACGGTGGCGACGGGCCGGGTGGACCGAGGGACGATCAAGGTGGGGGACGAGGTCGAGATCGTCGGGTTGGAGGAGAAGGCGCGCAAGACGGTGGCGACGGGCGTGGAGATGTTCCGGAAGCTGCTGGACCGAGCGGAGGCGGGGGACAACATCGGGGTGCTGCTGCGAGGGGTCGACCGGGACGAGGTGGAGCGGGGGCAGGTGCTGGCGAAGCCGGGGTCGATCACGCCGCACACGAAGTTCGAAGCCGAGGTGTACGTGCTGTCGAAGGAGGAAGGCGGGAGGCACACGCCGTTCTTCCAGGGGTACCGGCCGCAGTTCTACTTCCGGACGACGGACGTGACGGGGGTGATCGAGCTGCCGGAGGGGACGGAGATGGTGATGCCCGGGGACAACGTGAGGCTGAAGGCGGAGCTGATCACGCCCATCGCCATGGAGGAAGGGCTGCGCTTCGCCATCCGCGAGGGCGGCCGCACCGTCGGCGCCGGTGTCGTCACCAAGATTGCGGGATGA
- the rplK gene encoding 50S ribosomal protein L11 produces MAKKIIAMTKIQIPAGKATPAPPVGTALGPHGINIMEFCKAFNARTAAQAGTIIPVEITIYADRSFSFVTKTPPAAILLKQAAGLEKGSGVPNREKVGTVTQAQIRQIAEQKMPDLNANDIDAAMRIIAGTARSMGLVVEG; encoded by the coding sequence GTGGCCAAGAAGATCATCGCGATGACCAAGATCCAGATCCCGGCGGGGAAGGCGACCCCCGCGCCTCCGGTGGGGACGGCCTTGGGACCCCACGGGATCAACATCATGGAGTTCTGCAAGGCGTTCAACGCCCGGACGGCGGCCCAAGCGGGGACCATCATCCCGGTGGAGATCACCATCTATGCGGACCGGTCCTTCAGCTTCGTCACCAAGACGCCGCCCGCCGCCATTCTCCTCAAGCAGGCCGCGGGCCTCGAGAAGGGCTCAGGGGTTCCCAACCGGGAGAAGGTGGGCACCGTGACCCAGGCGCAGATCCGCCAGATCGCCGAGCAGAAGATGCCGGACCTGAACGCCAACGACATCGATGCGGCCATGCGCATCATCGCAGGTACCGCCCGCAGCATGGGCCTCGTGGTGGAGGGGTAG
- the rplA gene encoding 50S ribosomal protein L1 — translation MARHGKRYLQLVEQYDPLKTYAPEEAIGLVKRFGSARFDETVEVALKLGVDPRHADQQVRGTVVLPHGTGRTVRVAVFARGAKADEARAAGADVVGLEDLAERIQGGQIDFDVAVATPDVMGVVGRLGRILGPRGLMPNPKSGTVSNDVDRAVREIKAGKVEFRVNKEGGMHVPIGKASFSEEQLQENFRALIDAVVRAKPQAAKGQYLRKVALSTTMSPGIRLQPQDVLGFTQARAAS, via the coding sequence ATGGCACGTCACGGGAAGCGCTATCTGCAACTGGTGGAGCAGTACGATCCCCTCAAGACCTACGCGCCGGAAGAGGCCATCGGGCTCGTGAAGCGCTTCGGGTCCGCCCGCTTCGACGAGACGGTGGAGGTCGCGCTGAAGCTGGGCGTCGACCCCCGGCACGCGGACCAGCAGGTGCGAGGCACCGTCGTGCTTCCCCACGGCACGGGCCGCACCGTTCGCGTGGCGGTCTTCGCCCGGGGCGCGAAAGCCGATGAGGCCCGTGCCGCGGGCGCGGACGTGGTGGGTCTCGAGGACCTGGCCGAAAGGATTCAGGGCGGGCAGATCGATTTCGACGTGGCCGTGGCCACCCCCGACGTGATGGGCGTCGTCGGGCGCCTCGGCCGGATTCTGGGCCCGCGCGGCCTCATGCCCAACCCCAAGTCCGGGACGGTCAGCAACGACGTGGACCGGGCGGTGCGGGAGATCAAGGCCGGCAAGGTGGAGTTCCGGGTGAACAAAGAGGGTGGCATGCACGTGCCCATCGGGAAGGCCTCCTTCTCGGAAGAGCAGCTCCAGGAGAACTTCCGGGCGCTCATCGATGCCGTGGTGCGGGCGAAGCCCCAGGCGGCCAAGGGCCAGTACCTCCGCAAGGTGGCCCTTTCCACCACCATGAGCCCGGGCATCCGGCTCCAACCTCAGGACGTGCTCGGTTTCACCCAGGCTCGGGCGGCTTCCTGA
- the secE gene encoding preprotein translocase subunit SecE has translation MAATDRAGKVATRQGLGRRAAQFLREVRSEARKIAWPNRRELTVYTAVVLVVVAATTLFVAVADLGISQLIHLVGIL, from the coding sequence TTGGCGGCTACAGACAGGGCCGGGAAGGTGGCCACCCGGCAGGGGCTGGGGCGTAGAGCGGCCCAGTTCTTGCGCGAGGTGCGCAGTGAGGCGCGCAAGATCGCGTGGCCGAACCGGCGGGAGTTGACGGTTTACACCGCGGTCGTGCTGGTGGTGGTGGCCGCCACCACCCTTTTCGTCGCGGTGGCCGACCTGGGGATCTCGCAGTTGATCCACCTGGTGGGCATCCTCTAG
- the nusG gene encoding transcription termination/antitermination protein NusG → MMPEPQYDAPEVNGTGGETQPEQPDDGRAWYVVHTYSGYENKVRANLEHRVESMGMQDKIFRILVPTEEEIDFRDGKKKIITRKVFPGYVLVEMIMSDDSWYVVRNTPGVTGFVGSGNRPIPLQETEVRAILHGMEEEEARPRVAFEVGDPVRVVAGPFVNFTGTIDEVNLERGKLRVVVSMFGRETPVELEFNQVEKIL, encoded by the coding sequence TTGATGCCGGAACCGCAGTACGACGCGCCGGAGGTGAACGGGACCGGCGGTGAGACCCAGCCCGAGCAACCCGATGATGGCCGGGCGTGGTACGTGGTCCACACCTACTCCGGGTACGAAAACAAGGTGAGGGCGAACCTCGAGCACCGGGTCGAATCGATGGGGATGCAGGACAAGATCTTCCGGATCCTGGTCCCCACCGAGGAAGAGATCGACTTCCGCGACGGCAAGAAGAAGATCATCACGCGGAAGGTCTTTCCCGGGTACGTGCTGGTCGAGATGATCATGAGCGACGACTCCTGGTACGTGGTACGAAACACGCCGGGGGTGACGGGGTTCGTCGGGAGCGGCAATCGACCCATCCCCCTCCAGGAGACGGAGGTGCGCGCCATCCTCCACGGCATGGAGGAGGAGGAAGCTCGGCCGCGGGTCGCCTTCGAAGTGGGCGATCCGGTACGGGTGGTGGCGGGCCCCTTCGTGAACTTCACCGGAACCATCGACGAAGTCAACCTGGAGCGGGGCAAGCTGCGGGTCGTGGTTTCCATGTTCGGGCGGGAGACGCCGGTGGAGCTGGAGTTCAACCAGGTGGAAAAGATTCTCTGA
- the rplJ gene encoding 50S ribosomal protein L10 yields the protein MPRPEKVAQVVDLTDRMRRSQAVLAADYRGLSVKAMGQLRSQMRQAGVDVKVVKNTLARRASDEAQVPELKAFLDGPTVLAFAYADPVAPAKVLDSFARQHQELQVKGGVLNGARVDAAGVTRLATLPGREELLAQVLRALQGPMSGLVYVLSGVPRKLVYALDALRREREAG from the coding sequence GTGCCAAGACCCGAGAAGGTGGCCCAGGTGGTCGACCTCACCGATCGGATGCGCCGGTCGCAGGCCGTCTTGGCCGCGGACTACCGGGGCCTGAGCGTGAAGGCGATGGGCCAGCTGCGAAGCCAGATGCGCCAGGCAGGGGTGGACGTGAAGGTGGTCAAGAACACCCTTGCCCGGCGAGCTTCGGACGAGGCCCAGGTGCCGGAACTCAAGGCGTTTCTGGACGGTCCCACCGTCCTGGCCTTCGCCTACGCGGACCCGGTGGCGCCCGCGAAGGTGCTGGACTCGTTCGCGCGCCAGCACCAGGAGCTGCAGGTCAAGGGCGGAGTCTTGAACGGCGCGCGCGTCGATGCCGCGGGTGTCACGCGCCTCGCGACGCTGCCGGGCCGGGAGGAGCTGCTTGCGCAGGTGCTGCGCGCGCTCCAGGGACCCATGAGCGGTCTGGTGTACGTGCTCAGTGGGGTGCCTCGCAAGCTGGTTTACGCGCTGGATGCCCTCCGCCGCGAGCGGGAGGCAGGGTGA
- a CDS encoding VanW family protein, producing the protein MTVRRRQMVGLGTILWVAALILVTYAPGLLKAAPGEEGTAWSEARLDLLQRDLSRREVVLEAPGTGRVWRLAGAEVGLTVDRVATVTLAGSAHPPAGSPSLPVLRLETWRIKSLLRERVAGTVRVDSVPARLDEQGGIVPDRPGRQLDLSEAVRRVSDAFLHQQASGAPVRVAIPLETVRADVTASRLEALAPWELLASYTTRFDPAAANRASNIRLGVSLLDGTLLEPGDTFSFNRVVGPRTEARGFKPAPVIISRQLVSGLGGGVCQLSSTTYNAALLSGLEVLDRQHHSMPVGYLPIGRDATVYDDLIDLRFRNSLAHPVMVQGHVEGERLTVAIWGHPGDRRRIDIRVRTVESLPPPLEWEEESGGAPPLTAMPGGRATEGLEVVDPGRTGYLVEVQRVFYGADGEVDRVELLSRDLYPPEPRRVRVARETGS; encoded by the coding sequence ATGACGGTGCGGCGCCGGCAGATGGTGGGGTTGGGTACGATCCTCTGGGTGGCGGCCCTCATCCTCGTCACGTATGCTCCCGGGCTCTTGAAGGCGGCCCCCGGCGAAGAGGGCACGGCGTGGTCCGAGGCGCGCCTCGACCTCCTGCAGCGGGACCTGTCGCGGCGCGAGGTAGTGCTGGAGGCGCCGGGCACCGGCCGGGTGTGGCGCCTCGCCGGTGCAGAGGTGGGGTTGACGGTGGACCGGGTGGCCACCGTGACCCTGGCGGGCTCGGCTCACCCCCCGGCAGGGTCGCCCTCCCTGCCGGTGCTCCGGTTGGAGACCTGGCGGATCAAGAGCCTCCTCCGGGAACGGGTGGCGGGTACCGTGCGGGTGGACTCGGTACCGGCCCGCCTGGACGAGCAAGGCGGCATCGTCCCCGATCGCCCCGGGCGGCAGCTGGACCTGTCCGAGGCCGTGCGTCGGGTGAGCGACGCGTTTCTCCACCAGCAAGCCTCCGGCGCGCCGGTTCGGGTGGCGATCCCGCTGGAGACGGTGCGGGCGGACGTGACCGCGTCACGCCTGGAGGCGCTGGCCCCTTGGGAGCTCCTGGCCTCGTACACGACGCGCTTCGACCCCGCCGCGGCCAACCGTGCCTCCAACATTCGGCTGGGGGTCTCGCTGCTTGACGGAACCCTGCTGGAACCGGGGGACACCTTCTCCTTCAACCGAGTGGTGGGCCCGCGCACCGAGGCACGGGGATTCAAACCGGCTCCGGTGATCATCAGCCGGCAGCTGGTGAGCGGGCTGGGCGGCGGTGTCTGCCAGCTCTCCTCCACGACGTACAACGCGGCGTTGCTCAGCGGCCTCGAGGTCCTGGACCGCCAGCACCACTCCATGCCCGTGGGGTACCTGCCCATCGGGCGGGACGCGACGGTCTACGACGACCTGATCGACCTGAGGTTCCGCAATAGCCTGGCGCATCCCGTCATGGTCCAAGGGCACGTCGAGGGCGAGCGGCTCACAGTCGCGATCTGGGGCCACCCGGGCGACCGTCGCCGGATCGACATCCGCGTGCGGACGGTGGAGAGCTTGCCCCCGCCGCTGGAGTGGGAGGAAGAGTCCGGCGGAGCGCCTCCCCTGACGGCGATGCCCGGCGGGCGTGCGACCGAGGGCCTGGAAGTGGTCGACCCGGGCCGCACGGGTTACCTGGTGGAGGTACAGCGGGTCTTCTACGGAGCCGACGGCGAGGTGGATCGGGTGGAGCTCCTGTCCCGGGACCTCTACCCGCCCGAACCCAGGCGGGTGCGAGTTGCCAGGGAGACAGGATCGTGA